A region from the Mesorhizobium shangrilense genome encodes:
- a CDS encoding YcgN family cysteine cluster protein — protein sequence MEAPFWKTKTLEAMSPTEWESLCDGCGKCCLSKLEDEDTGEIYWTSVGCRLFDAESCRCSDYANRLRRVPDCIGLTPQNVRTISWLPSTCAYRLVAEGEDLYWWHRLVSGSAETVHEAGISMRGRVSANETEMADPEDYFDHMLDDEP from the coding sequence ATGGAAGCGCCGTTCTGGAAAACCAAGACGCTGGAAGCGATGAGCCCGACCGAGTGGGAATCACTCTGCGATGGCTGCGGCAAATGCTGCCTGTCGAAACTGGAGGACGAGGACACCGGCGAAATCTACTGGACCAGCGTCGGCTGCCGGCTGTTCGACGCTGAGAGCTGCCGCTGTTCGGACTATGCCAACCGCCTGAGGCGCGTTCCCGACTGCATCGGGCTGACGCCGCAGAATGTGCGCACCATCAGCTGGCTGCCCAGCACTTGCGCCTACCGTCTCGTCGCCGAGGGCGAGGATCTCTACTGGTGGCACAGGCTGGTTTCGGGAAGTGCGGAGACCGTGCACGAGGCCGGTATCTCGATGCGCGGTCGGGTCAGTGCCAACGAAACCGAGATGGCCGATCCGGAAGACTATTTCGACCACATGCTCGACGACGAGCCCTGA
- a CDS encoding SIMPL domain-containing protein, whose protein sequence is MTRHLLPLALAASIAFPAMAGAADSLPPPRIVVTGEGEATTPPDLALLSLSVMREAKTARAALDANNDAMAAVIAAMKAAGIKDRDLQTAGIQINPRYNYTNKPDGGQEAELVAYQVTNTLAVRVRDIDKTGEILDKAVSLGVNQGGGISFTNDNPAATVTEARKKAVADAVAKAKTLAEAAGVSLGRVLEINDQNIRPMPMAINAKAFDSAAGGAVPTQAGENAYNVQVTVTFELK, encoded by the coding sequence ATGACCAGACACCTTTTGCCACTCGCGCTCGCCGCTTCAATCGCTTTTCCGGCGATGGCTGGAGCCGCCGATTCGCTGCCCCCGCCCCGCATCGTCGTGACCGGTGAAGGCGAGGCCACCACGCCGCCGGACTTGGCGCTCTTGTCGCTCAGCGTCATGCGCGAGGCCAAGACGGCGCGCGCCGCGCTCGATGCCAACAATGACGCCATGGCCGCGGTGATCGCGGCGATGAAGGCGGCCGGCATCAAGGACCGCGACCTGCAGACGGCGGGTATCCAGATCAACCCCCGCTACAACTACACCAACAAGCCCGACGGCGGCCAGGAGGCCGAGCTTGTCGCCTACCAGGTGACCAACACGCTGGCGGTGCGGGTGCGCGACATCGACAAGACCGGCGAGATCCTCGACAAGGCGGTGTCGCTCGGCGTCAACCAGGGGGGCGGCATTTCCTTCACCAACGACAATCCGGCGGCAACCGTCACCGAAGCCCGCAAGAAGGCCGTGGCCGATGCCGTGGCCAAGGCCAAGACACTGGCCGAGGCCGCCGGCGTCAGCCTTGGACGGGTGCTGGAGATCAACGACCAGAACATCCGACCGATGCCGATGGCGATCAACGCCAAGGCGTTCGATTCGGCAGCCGGCGGCGCCGTCCCGACACAGGCCGGCGAAAACGCCTACAATGTCCAGGTCACCGTCACCTTCGAATTAAAGTAG
- a CDS encoding HAD-IIA family hydrolase → MIVAHLLDMDGVLVRGGQPIAGSIDYVAGLVCNGKPFQIFTNNSRFTPEDHAERLRAVGFLVQPEHIYTSALATARFVELQKPGSSAYVIGDNGLVGALRHAGCRITQFAPDFVILGDTTSYHYEQIAAGAELVAKGAWFLATNPDATGPTERGFHPACGAVAALIEKATGRQPYFIGKPNAFMMRSALDRLGVSAADTIIVGDRMDTDVAAGLESGLKTALVLTGVSTRADMERFPFRPDHVIERLADLGEILMKE, encoded by the coding sequence ATGATAGTGGCGCACCTGCTTGACATGGACGGGGTTTTGGTCCGCGGCGGCCAGCCGATTGCAGGCTCGATCGACTATGTCGCCGGGCTGGTCTGCAACGGCAAGCCGTTTCAGATCTTCACCAATAACTCACGCTTCACGCCGGAGGATCATGCGGAACGTTTGAGGGCGGTTGGCTTCCTCGTTCAGCCAGAGCACATCTACACATCGGCGCTCGCCACTGCGCGATTCGTGGAGCTGCAAAAGCCCGGATCATCCGCGTATGTCATCGGCGACAATGGCCTGGTCGGGGCCCTCCGGCACGCAGGCTGTCGGATCACGCAGTTTGCCCCGGATTTCGTGATCCTCGGCGACACCACTTCGTACCACTACGAGCAGATCGCCGCCGGCGCCGAGCTTGTGGCAAAGGGCGCGTGGTTTCTCGCCACCAATCCGGATGCCACCGGCCCGACCGAGCGCGGCTTCCATCCGGCCTGCGGCGCGGTCGCAGCCCTGATCGAAAAGGCTACCGGCCGTCAGCCCTATTTCATCGGCAAACCGAACGCATTCATGATGCGAAGCGCGCTCGACCGTCTAGGAGTTAGTGCAGCCGACACGATCATAGTCGGAGACAGAATGGATACGGACGTTGCCGCCGGATTGGAATCGGGTCTGAAGACAGCTCTTGTTCTTACGGGGGTGAGCACGCGGGCTGATATGGAGCGGTTTCCATTCAGACCGGACCACGTGATCGAGCGCCTCGCCGACCTTGGCGAGATCCTCATGAAGGAATGA
- a CDS encoding ATP-binding protein, which yields MNLLDIQLPLGESAASYIQSIFDREMGVTLSNAIAGSSRDDAMRELTRTTAGLYAKRVLRELIQNAFDGASKVGDARIVVRLDMNHGDHGTLYVANTGEGFTESNVDAIANPALSNKRPGNFIGHKGLGFRSVELLSDEVQIFSVAGEGRNGGTFDGFCFQFATAVDERNWLDGHGASEHAGKVVGRAHRLQLPVPIIDIPPHVRDFAAAGFATLVRLPLRDESAATRAAEELTLLLEEDTSLTLFLDRLSSLTLERIPVEGKTVSKVLTRTARNQRSVSRGRGLTMQTVSVDRRRYLMASMPVDDDAFRESVAKAVAQRHPVEKWLEWKGAPAVSIAIPLSADAKAGNYFAFLPMDTVSPFNGYLDAPFYPDPDRRDLDLGNPLNGFLLDSVAELCLAVAEELADANEADVEMAAAAVDALCWYGDPDRLIEAAGRLGSEIGALRFPSMRRKEDASRWARLDVIFDWDDVDKRYLTAGRLVRVCNIPMLRRNLGSSRLKALHDFVDATEFGLFPAASNWTEWAPALAEDLRSKAKKVLLDWDDFYADLADLSGVLPHLRGTTIFVNEAGKLVAANSPETLAQREFYIRPALSSVAGRRIRKVAGTASFPPNSVAKNMEFADPALLWPVIVTKAFFDAGLATEFSLPKVIEGIGRFSGQRPTKQVLLAVLRWTFSAWSANRTPEVEAALRKGKFKVPPAEGNYQFATQLRFGRGWRDTQGDLLADFVDNAHSVSRAVANMQGLLLPSWDKWPLKEHGTAADWTVFLRAIGVRDGIVTNWYKAIEYHVDVWRGWVAGSNSQLPIESSLGGIWREAVRNAPDRQGFSYQSGHYSTDATLTAFPGQADHTKFSDVAKLAYARLIANCISSIPTDSLSTVLRRTSGNYDTARWPSPLLGFLREAEWVPVLIHDAIVWRRPRDCWYSPRTDPLPRFVPKIDRSIRDLLDASAQTRDFFSKRLGMRVWLETSTAIARLEHLGEMLQAGTVPESEQDSFRKAHRDAWIDWSKGEPKLVLPTSLVLAVQSGGQFVPFVTGGGPEETGVFIGDGEDQAVEGLLVSLGHPLLPAPTGSAQAMQEALSKTLASSRFELVSTTKPTILIDGAEFDPSTASRLVGDGREWLAELGVLVLEFNQGFTNRNTARTRQSLFEAFGRLHVKFANEVAVRIEGKTGDLPHELDGVLAVPHGDRPTLIVQSQSTSLDWPTLARLSRGIAPAVDRAWLHTDMRMVFQAIAAMHPQIGGGLEQPNDEVIARAIGQPIHRVREVLRSLRSTSRRLFDFLVPAAVVRWGSEVAYLLLDGESKFLEDQDIVTALSATGVDPAEARQVLLLCREADSIDDLRRAMNVDLPTFNIALVELGLPWKPLNFEGRIRDGFASRIAERRNALEQRVRDAFLKDFDDQKDLSRYAEERRLSWLDIDMGWITARDTLENQLIDDYCNDQFDKRYGQQIDRDDLVSIETTRQYNRTKLVESGEMLRKLVSAWHAKNPQRGTMPDAWRGNVEQIARDAMATGAMDFRRTDREQLPVLLGVAGIWPQSMPRSVDLAALDLKEDDLQVQARREQENREAAAKLRRTVTIGTTSIDGGLEGAFQAAATALEASLSGDAFLSRSGPANLRRFPAQDGSGRSRSGSRSGGKDPEYMSDERRGLIGFAGEYAAYRYLKKNVRNFSDEHWISSMGRRYLALAVRQDEDGYDFEVPRTRGNLYYEVKAHEGDPGHVDLERSQVAAAVSYADEKKGRWHILYVAYATNPDRVTVYELPNPFSKNGLDLFRPSTRQGVRLLIEHEDEFLK from the coding sequence ATGAACTTGCTGGATATTCAACTGCCTCTTGGCGAGTCGGCTGCCAGCTACATCCAATCCATCTTCGATCGGGAGATGGGCGTCACCCTGAGCAATGCGATCGCTGGTTCTTCCCGCGATGACGCGATGCGGGAGCTGACCCGGACCACCGCAGGACTATACGCAAAGCGCGTTCTCCGCGAACTCATCCAGAATGCCTTCGACGGGGCCAGCAAGGTCGGCGACGCTCGTATCGTGGTCCGCCTGGATATGAACCATGGCGACCACGGCACCCTCTACGTCGCCAATACCGGGGAGGGTTTCACCGAGAGCAATGTCGACGCGATCGCCAATCCGGCACTGAGCAACAAGCGCCCCGGCAATTTTATCGGTCACAAGGGCCTGGGATTCCGCAGCGTGGAACTGCTGTCTGACGAAGTCCAAATATTCTCGGTTGCCGGCGAAGGACGCAACGGAGGTACCTTCGACGGATTCTGCTTCCAATTCGCGACGGCGGTAGACGAGCGGAACTGGCTCGATGGTCACGGCGCGTCCGAGCACGCCGGGAAAGTCGTCGGCAGGGCGCATCGGCTCCAACTGCCCGTTCCCATCATCGATATTCCCCCGCATGTCCGCGATTTCGCAGCCGCTGGCTTCGCAACCCTGGTTAGGCTGCCCCTCCGCGACGAGTCCGCGGCGACACGAGCGGCGGAGGAACTAACTCTGCTCCTTGAAGAAGACACGTCTCTAACCCTATTCCTCGACCGCCTTTCATCCCTGACCCTCGAGCGAATTCCGGTCGAGGGCAAAACTGTTTCGAAGGTGCTTACCCGTACTGCTCGCAATCAGCGTTCGGTATCGCGTGGACGCGGGTTGACCATGCAGACCGTTTCGGTGGACCGGCGGCGCTATCTCATGGCGTCGATGCCAGTCGACGACGATGCGTTCCGGGAGAGCGTTGCCAAAGCTGTTGCCCAGCGTCACCCCGTCGAGAAGTGGTTGGAGTGGAAGGGCGCTCCGGCAGTATCCATAGCGATCCCACTGTCCGCCGACGCAAAGGCGGGCAACTACTTCGCGTTCCTGCCGATGGACACGGTCTCCCCATTCAACGGCTACCTCGATGCACCGTTCTATCCGGACCCGGACCGACGAGATCTCGACCTTGGCAACCCGCTCAATGGCTTCTTGCTGGATTCGGTAGCCGAGCTTTGCCTGGCCGTGGCGGAGGAGCTTGCCGATGCCAATGAGGCCGATGTCGAGATGGCCGCCGCTGCAGTCGACGCGTTGTGCTGGTATGGAGATCCGGACCGGCTGATCGAAGCGGCTGGTCGACTTGGCAGCGAGATCGGCGCGCTCCGCTTCCCCTCCATGCGAAGGAAGGAAGATGCGAGCCGCTGGGCCCGCCTCGATGTAATCTTTGACTGGGATGACGTCGACAAACGATACCTGACCGCAGGGCGTCTGGTCCGGGTGTGCAACATCCCGATGCTAAGGCGCAATCTCGGATCATCGCGCCTAAAGGCGCTACACGATTTTGTCGACGCTACCGAGTTCGGGCTGTTTCCAGCCGCTTCGAATTGGACCGAATGGGCTCCGGCCCTGGCCGAAGACCTGAGATCCAAAGCCAAGAAAGTGCTGCTGGATTGGGACGATTTCTACGCCGATCTGGCCGATCTCAGCGGTGTCCTTCCGCATCTTCGTGGAACGACTATCTTTGTGAACGAGGCCGGCAAGCTGGTCGCGGCCAACAGCCCGGAAACGCTGGCGCAACGCGAGTTCTATATTCGTCCAGCACTCAGTAGCGTTGCCGGCCGACGAATCCGAAAGGTGGCAGGGACCGCATCATTCCCACCGAACAGCGTCGCCAAGAACATGGAGTTCGCCGACCCGGCGCTGCTATGGCCGGTCATTGTCACTAAGGCATTCTTCGACGCTGGCCTGGCAACCGAGTTCAGCCTTCCCAAAGTCATTGAGGGCATCGGCAGATTTTCTGGGCAACGCCCGACCAAGCAAGTGCTGCTCGCCGTACTGAGATGGACGTTCTCCGCATGGTCAGCCAATAGAACGCCCGAGGTGGAAGCCGCGCTTCGGAAGGGCAAGTTCAAGGTACCACCCGCCGAAGGCAACTATCAGTTTGCGACGCAGCTACGGTTCGGTCGAGGGTGGCGTGATACCCAGGGCGATCTGCTTGCCGATTTCGTGGACAACGCCCATAGCGTTTCGCGTGCCGTGGCTAATATGCAAGGGTTACTTCTGCCCTCTTGGGACAAATGGCCCCTAAAGGAGCACGGGACGGCGGCAGATTGGACGGTCTTCCTCAGAGCCATCGGCGTTCGGGATGGCATTGTTACAAACTGGTACAAAGCAATCGAGTACCATGTAGACGTCTGGCGGGGATGGGTCGCTGGCTCGAATTCGCAGTTGCCAATCGAGAGCTCGTTGGGTGGTATCTGGCGGGAGGCAGTTCGCAATGCACCTGATCGACAAGGTTTCTCCTATCAGAGTGGTCACTACTCCACCGACGCCACTCTGACTGCTTTCCCAGGGCAGGCAGATCACACCAAATTCTCTGACGTGGCCAAGCTGGCCTATGCGCGGCTGATCGCGAACTGCATTTCCTCAATCCCGACTGACTCACTAAGCACTGTTCTCCGACGCACAAGTGGGAATTATGACACCGCCCGTTGGCCCAGCCCGTTGCTCGGCTTCCTCAGAGAAGCAGAATGGGTCCCTGTCCTCATCCACGACGCCATCGTGTGGAGGCGACCGCGCGACTGCTGGTACAGTCCCAGGACGGATCCGCTGCCACGTTTCGTTCCCAAGATTGATCGCTCCATTCGGGATCTTCTCGATGCTTCCGCGCAGACTAGGGATTTCTTCTCCAAGAGACTCGGCATGCGCGTGTGGCTCGAAACGTCGACCGCAATCGCGCGTCTGGAACATCTCGGCGAAATGCTTCAAGCCGGGACTGTTCCAGAAAGCGAGCAGGACAGCTTCCGCAAAGCCCATCGCGATGCTTGGATTGATTGGAGTAAGGGGGAACCCAAACTTGTCCTGCCGACCAGTCTTGTGCTTGCCGTGCAATCGGGCGGGCAGTTTGTGCCCTTCGTCACCGGGGGCGGTCCGGAGGAGACCGGCGTCTTCATTGGGGATGGTGAGGACCAGGCCGTCGAAGGCCTGTTGGTCTCCCTCGGACACCCTCTGTTGCCGGCCCCGACCGGATCCGCACAAGCGATGCAGGAAGCGCTGTCCAAGACCCTGGCGAGCAGCCGCTTCGAACTGGTCTCGACCACCAAGCCCACCATTCTCATCGACGGCGCGGAATTCGACCCATCGACTGCCTCCCGGCTGGTCGGCGATGGACGAGAGTGGCTCGCCGAGCTTGGCGTGCTGGTCCTCGAATTCAATCAAGGCTTTACCAACCGAAACACTGCGCGCACGCGCCAGTCACTCTTCGAGGCCTTCGGCCGACTGCACGTGAAGTTCGCGAATGAAGTGGCGGTTCGAATCGAGGGCAAGACCGGCGATCTTCCGCATGAACTCGATGGTGTCCTTGCAGTGCCCCACGGCGACCGGCCAACTCTGATTGTTCAGAGCCAGTCGACGAGCCTCGACTGGCCGACTCTTGCCAGATTGTCCCGCGGCATTGCCCCGGCCGTGGATAGGGCTTGGTTGCATACGGACATGCGCATGGTATTCCAGGCGATCGCCGCAATGCACCCCCAGATCGGCGGTGGGCTTGAGCAACCCAATGACGAAGTCATTGCTCGAGCCATCGGGCAGCCAATCCACCGGGTTCGCGAAGTGCTTCGTTCTCTCAGATCAACCAGTAGAAGACTGTTCGACTTCTTGGTGCCAGCGGCGGTTGTCAGATGGGGCAGCGAGGTCGCTTACCTGTTGCTGGACGGCGAAAGCAAGTTCCTCGAGGATCAGGACATTGTCACCGCATTGTCGGCGACCGGGGTAGACCCGGCAGAGGCACGACAGGTCTTGTTACTGTGCCGCGAAGCCGACAGCATCGATGATCTGCGTCGCGCAATGAACGTGGACCTTCCCACCTTCAACATCGCATTGGTCGAACTGGGCTTGCCTTGGAAGCCGCTCAATTTCGAGGGACGGATTCGCGATGGCTTCGCCTCCCGGATCGCTGAGCGTCGCAACGCATTGGAACAACGCGTTCGTGACGCGTTCTTGAAGGATTTCGACGACCAGAAGGATCTTTCGCGATATGCCGAAGAACGGCGACTGTCGTGGCTCGACATCGACATGGGCTGGATCACCGCTCGAGACACGTTGGAAAATCAGCTGATCGACGACTATTGCAACGACCAGTTCGACAAGCGCTACGGTCAGCAAATCGACCGCGATGATCTCGTTTCGATCGAGACCACTCGCCAGTACAATCGTACGAAGCTGGTCGAGTCCGGCGAGATGTTGCGTAAGCTTGTTTCTGCGTGGCACGCCAAGAATCCGCAACGTGGTACCATGCCCGACGCTTGGCGCGGAAACGTGGAACAGATTGCCCGAGATGCTATGGCCACTGGCGCGATGGACTTCAGACGCACCGACCGCGAGCAACTGCCGGTTCTCCTGGGCGTCGCGGGGATTTGGCCTCAGAGCATGCCTCGGTCGGTCGACCTTGCAGCCCTGGATTTGAAGGAGGACGATCTGCAGGTGCAGGCCCGACGTGAGCAGGAGAACCGCGAAGCTGCCGCAAAGTTGCGGAGAACGGTGACGATTGGGACTACGTCGATCGACGGCGGCCTTGAGGGTGCTTTCCAGGCAGCTGCAACTGCACTCGAAGCGAGTCTCTCGGGTGATGCATTTCTGTCGCGTTCCGGACCAGCAAATCTGCGACGATTCCCAGCCCAAGATGGCTCGGGCCGCTCTCGATCAGGTTCCCGTTCCGGTGGGAAGGACCCGGAATACATGTCGGACGAGCGACGTGGGCTGATCGGTTTCGCTGGTGAATACGCCGCGTACCGCTACCTCAAGAAGAACGTTCGCAATTTTTCGGACGAACACTGGATCTCATCCATGGGCCGCCGTTACCTTGCCCTCGCGGTGAGGCAGGACGAAGACGGCTACGACTTCGAGGTACCGAGGACCCGCGGCAACCTCTACTACGAGGTGAAGGCCCACGAAGGCGACCCGGGCCATGTCGATCTGGAACGCAGCCAAGTGGCGGCTGCTGTTTCATACGCCGACGAGAAGAAGGGGCGATGGCATATCCTCTACGTGGCGTACGCCACCAACCCGGATCGGGTCACGGTCTACGAACTGCCGAACCCTTTCAGCAAGAATGGGCTAGATCTCTTCCGCCCAAGCACAAGGCAGGGCGTCAGACTGCTGATCGAGCATGAAGATGAGTTTCTCAAATAG
- a CDS encoding UvrD-helicase domain-containing protein, producing MLSDAFERSRVLTELDSTLLVEAAAGTGKTSLIAGRVVMLMLYGAPPRSIAAITFTELAASELSLRIREYATELLAGEIPKVLRGAVTLELLNERKAVLKSAIDAFDEITACTIHAFCQQIIMAYAVETGLDPGSRMMDGPAADTMFESVISKWLFERLSLQTRGGEDPVAVLSRFEPLKVVKDSFDLAKLKLEHPGVGTASVDFSLRKDIDFVESVRAFRRWQADYPKEGRTGTLVGEFETLAAFYENCFETQPTFARLWELADPPRTASMKWNEFAFKKQRNLGYWRSAYGKDKGPELDHQAETHSHDCETQFAELLGQIGDAMVDQMSRALDPVTDLYVERKGDAAVLDFDDLLLRAHALVTKNDVVREAVGRRFAHILVDEFQDTDPIQASILFSIAARAMPDRWQDADLRDGALFMVGDPKQSIYAFRGADIDSYNQAKRTIGRLGDERVVHIGANFRCQPGIIDYVNAAFQPVLDADGQPSYGALTATREGAFHGLPSASHVTIGDGRTASMPEQRDDEAAIVARICSKLVGAIEIEDEHDGRRRLLEAGDIALLAPTGTDLWRYERALEALGLAVASQAGKTLLLQQETQDVLALLRTLADSRDRLAFGAFMRGPMVGLTDEELLDIAEEVHQAGPDASPTGLFDITTPPPLVSHRIASSVLENLQKLRARVNVTTPRILLAEAIEQLQLRVALSARSGNNRAARSLANLDRIVELARPFDVRGLRSFARHLQLDWDRRASRQEGRIDASKDAVEIVTIHSAKGLEWPVVIPINMGTRARPSERFVHRQSDNTLHWIIGGVCSLALKRAREEQAQRQALEHQRMWYVASTRARDLLVVPNLSSAKPGAWSKLLNLRFDLLEELKFNQLEPLMTTNFDAAALPQDADTFARQAAIVQAASPSLRWINPSAHDADRAEILAPTMAIEPSGAFEYIEPIGAGRTRGLVLHKLMEELLTGELSPQDDVVARAERLLNELLAIDPAEGPLPAPGALATTTLQTYRLPYVQRLLPILVPELSIWGAIEAGTLLAGRVDAIAIEGGKVVEVLDWKSDRDTSLNRAAYVQQLQRYLQATSAPRGAIVYMTTGEIVSVLPVNRSSAATHHYLR from the coding sequence ATGCTGAGCGATGCGTTCGAGCGCAGTCGCGTTCTCACGGAACTCGACAGCACATTGCTGGTCGAAGCGGCCGCTGGCACGGGCAAGACGTCGCTGATTGCCGGCCGCGTCGTCATGCTGATGCTATACGGTGCGCCGCCCCGCAGCATCGCCGCGATTACGTTTACCGAACTGGCCGCCAGCGAGCTTTCGCTGCGTATTCGCGAATACGCAACCGAGTTGCTGGCAGGAGAAATCCCGAAGGTCCTGCGCGGCGCTGTAACCCTTGAGCTGCTCAACGAACGGAAGGCTGTCCTCAAGTCGGCAATCGATGCCTTCGACGAGATAACCGCGTGCACGATTCACGCGTTCTGCCAACAGATTATCATGGCCTATGCCGTCGAAACGGGACTCGATCCCGGATCGCGAATGATGGATGGGCCTGCGGCCGATACGATGTTCGAGAGCGTCATCTCCAAATGGCTGTTCGAGCGTCTCTCCCTACAAACCAGGGGGGGCGAGGATCCGGTCGCGGTCCTCTCCAGGTTCGAACCCTTGAAGGTCGTCAAGGATAGCTTCGACCTTGCCAAGCTCAAGCTTGAACACCCAGGGGTCGGCACGGCTTCGGTCGACTTCTCGCTGCGCAAGGATATCGATTTTGTCGAGAGCGTCCGTGCGTTCCGACGCTGGCAAGCGGACTATCCCAAGGAAGGCCGCACCGGGACCCTGGTTGGAGAGTTCGAAACCCTCGCCGCATTCTACGAGAACTGCTTCGAGACGCAGCCGACATTTGCTCGGCTATGGGAACTTGCCGACCCGCCGCGCACTGCCTCGATGAAATGGAACGAGTTCGCTTTTAAAAAGCAGCGCAATCTCGGCTATTGGAGATCGGCCTATGGCAAGGACAAAGGACCAGAACTCGATCACCAGGCCGAGACGCATTCCCATGACTGTGAGACGCAATTCGCAGAACTCCTCGGCCAGATCGGCGATGCCATGGTCGATCAGATGTCACGTGCCCTCGACCCCGTCACCGACCTCTATGTTGAACGCAAGGGCGACGCGGCTGTCCTCGATTTCGACGACCTCCTGCTGCGCGCCCATGCCCTTGTGACCAAGAACGATGTCGTGCGCGAGGCTGTCGGTCGACGCTTTGCGCATATCCTGGTCGATGAATTTCAGGACACCGATCCCATCCAGGCCAGCATCCTGTTTTCGATCGCGGCGCGCGCCATGCCCGATCGCTGGCAGGATGCCGACCTTCGCGACGGGGCGCTGTTTATGGTCGGCGATCCCAAGCAATCCATCTATGCCTTTCGTGGTGCCGACATCGACAGCTACAATCAGGCGAAGCGGACGATTGGACGCCTGGGGGACGAACGCGTTGTCCATATCGGGGCCAACTTTCGCTGCCAGCCAGGCATCATTGACTACGTGAACGCCGCATTCCAACCCGTTCTTGATGCTGACGGTCAGCCAAGTTATGGCGCACTCACCGCCACACGCGAAGGCGCCTTCCATGGACTGCCTTCCGCGTCCCATGTGACCATTGGCGACGGTCGAACGGCGAGTATGCCCGAGCAGCGCGACGACGAGGCAGCCATCGTTGCGCGGATATGTTCCAAACTCGTCGGAGCAATCGAGATCGAAGACGAGCACGATGGCAGGCGCCGCCTCCTTGAAGCGGGCGACATTGCCCTGCTTGCTCCAACCGGAACTGACCTTTGGCGCTACGAACGGGCACTGGAGGCGCTTGGGCTTGCCGTCGCGTCGCAGGCTGGCAAGACACTGTTGCTCCAGCAGGAGACCCAGGACGTTCTGGCGCTGCTGCGGACGCTGGCGGATTCGCGCGACCGGCTTGCCTTCGGTGCCTTCATGCGTGGACCCATGGTGGGTCTAACCGATGAAGAGCTGCTCGACATCGCCGAAGAGGTCCATCAGGCCGGACCAGACGCTTCACCGACTGGCCTCTTTGACATCACGACACCGCCGCCTCTGGTGTCCCATCGCATCGCCAGCTCCGTTCTCGAGAACCTGCAAAAACTCCGCGCGCGGGTGAACGTCACGACGCCGCGCATTTTGTTGGCCGAGGCCATAGAGCAGCTTCAGCTGCGCGTCGCTCTGTCGGCGCGCAGCGGCAACAACCGGGCTGCGCGCTCACTTGCCAATCTTGATCGCATCGTTGAACTGGCGCGGCCATTTGATGTCCGGGGGCTCCGGTCTTTCGCCCGTCATCTCCAGCTCGATTGGGACCGTCGCGCCTCGCGGCAGGAGGGCCGGATCGACGCGTCGAAGGACGCGGTCGAGATCGTGACCATTCACAGCGCCAAAGGCCTTGAGTGGCCGGTGGTGATCCCCATCAACATGGGCACGCGTGCAAGACCCTCCGAACGTTTCGTTCATCGTCAATCCGACAACACGCTGCACTGGATCATCGGCGGCGTCTGTTCCTTGGCGCTCAAGCGTGCTCGCGAAGAGCAAGCGCAGCGTCAGGCGCTGGAACATCAACGCATGTGGTATGTCGCCTCTACACGCGCCCGCGACCTGTTGGTCGTTCCCAATCTTTCGTCGGCCAAGCCGGGCGCTTGGTCGAAACTGCTCAACCTGAGATTCGACCTGCTTGAGGAATTGAAGTTCAACCAGCTCGAGCCACTAATGACCACCAATTTCGACGCGGCCGCGTTGCCTCAGGACGCAGATACTTTCGCACGGCAAGCCGCCATCGTTCAGGCAGCCTCGCCATCACTTCGCTGGATCAATCCCAGTGCCCACGATGCGGATCGTGCCGAAATCCTCGCACCGACCATGGCGATCGAACCGAGCGGCGCGTTCGAATATATCGAGCCCATTGGCGCCGGCAGGACTCGCGGGCTGGTTCTTCATAAGCTTATGGAGGAACTTCTGACGGGCGAACTCTCACCGCAGGATGACGTTGTCGCGCGCGCTGAACGTCTTCTCAACGAGCTTCTTGCCATCGACCCCGCGGAGGGACCGCTCCCGGCTCCAGGCGCACTCGCGACGACCACGCTACAGACCTATCGGCTGCCGTATGTGCAACGTCTCTTGCCTATCCTTGTGCCTGAACTGTCCATCTGGGGCGCGATAGAGGCCGGCACTCTGCTCGCCGGCCGCGTCGATGCGATCGCAATCGAGGGCGGCAAAGTCGTGGAAGTTCTGGACTGGAAGAGCGATCGTGACACAAGCCTGAACCGCGCTGCGTATGTTCAGCAACTGCAGCGCTACCTTCAAGCAACCTCGGCGCCACGCGGCGCGATCGTATATATGACTACCGGCGAAATCGTGTCTGTCCTGCCCGTGAATCGAAGCTCAGCAGCTACGCACCACTATCTTCGTTAG